AATTTAAGTCTAATGACTTTATTTTTGAAGTCTAATGACTTTATTTTTGGAAAGGGAAAGGTTGACTGACGGGAAATCGGGGCGTTATTCAGAATCGGGGCAAATTTCAGAATTGGGGCAAATATCCCCGTTTACCCGCATTTATTGAGAGGTAAATTAGTTTTTGGCCTTACTCTTAAAAAAATGAAAATTATCGTACATATAGATTTCCAGCAAAATCAGGAAAAAATCTCGAAAAATCCTGAAAGTAGGAAAGAAATTTAGCATAAATTCATAAAAATTGAGGAAGAAAAAATTATCTCACCAGAAACTATTTATAGAATAGCTGTAATTAGAGGGTTGCATCGGTGTGAGAGGTGCTCCCTGAGGCAGCGGGGCAGCAGGATGGCACGAAAAATCATCTGGTGTAAATTAGTAAAGTAGAAAAGCAACTGGGCCCGTAGCTCAGTCAGGCAGAGCGACTGGCTTTTAACCAGTCGGCCTAGGGTTCAAATCCCTACGGGCCCGCCATATTCTTTATTATACCCGGCGGAAGGCCATTAGCTGGAGAGTTTAACTAAATTTTTTTAATACTTTATTTTTGGAGGAAAGGATTTGACAAAATTCAGCCTGCTCGACCATGAGTTGGTCCCGAAACATGAAATCATGTCTGAGGGAGAGTTAAAGTCTATTTTAAGCAAGTATTCCATTGAAAAGGAACAACTTCCGAAAATCAAAGCACAGGATCCTGTTGTTAAAGAAATAG
The Methanosarcina thermophila TM-1 genome window above contains:
- a CDS encoding DNA-directed RNA polymerase subunit H, whose amino-acid sequence is MTKFSLLDHELVPKHEIMSEGELKSILSKYSIEKEQLPKIKAQDPVVKEIGAVVGDVVKITRKSQTAGEAEYYRLVIE